A stretch of the Lactuca sativa cultivar Salinas chromosome 9, Lsat_Salinas_v11, whole genome shotgun sequence genome encodes the following:
- the LOC111903856 gene encoding probably inactive leucine-rich repeat receptor-like protein kinase At5g48380, with product MMKRNGIPSLCLRVVIFILACFSSSNAVESDISCLRSIKESLEDPLRSLSSWNFSNDTEGFICGAFVGVECWHPDESKVLNLRLPDMGLRGPFPMGIRNCKSLTGLDLSNNYLSGPIPSNIAQLLGFISTLDLSNNSLSGPIPPTIGNCSYINVLKLDNNNLTGQIPLDVSSLKRIKEFSVANNNLSGHIPIFDDATRQNYENNKGLCGGPLKSCKDEDHDDRYFFDHHFFSGFTAGISLSTFLSMLFMFLYWRRPSKRTMSYYHLLMKNIIRRKHHQIPTSPTILFEEELNSMEMKVTAMEKFIRRLRLMEIQTATNDFDNKNVIDQGDMGLMYKAVFPNALLLVVKRLHRFESFEKEFLSEIEIIGRLRHTNLVPLLGFCFEMEKKFLVYRYMCNGSLHQWLHGRPEAETKKMGWSLRLKIAVGIARGLAWLHHNNVLRVAHLRITSKCILLDENFEPRISNFGNAIILMNCSGTPLSVCNFVVLDSSLFKEDVYSFGILLLELVTGREPAICRKTSTWINSLTDHVCSRDFNLIDECLMGQGFDEEIYETLKIVEKCIHPPRHEASSMLQVYLAIRDIGASRSRSEISVYSFSNVENKEGDV from the exons ATGATGAAAAGAAACGGTATTCCTAGTCTGTGCTTGCGAGTGGTAATATTCATACTAGCTTGTTTTTCTTCAAGTAATGCCGTTGAATCAGACATCAGCTGCCTAAGATCTATCAAGGAATCGCTGGAAGACCCTTTACGTTCTCTTTCTTCCTGGAATTTTAGCAACGATACTGAAGGTTTCATCTGCGGCGCCTTTGTTGGTGTCGAATGCTGGCACCCTGATGAGAGTAAGGTTCTGAATCTTCGGCTACCAGACATGGGACTCAGAGGACCATTTCCAATGGGGATAAGAAACTGTAAAAGCTTGACGGGATTAGATCTTTCTAACAACTACCTCTCGGGACCCATTCCTTCTAATATTGCACAACTTTTAGGGTTCATCAGCACTCTCGATCTCTCCAACAACAGTCTCTCAGGTCCAATTCCGCCTACCATTGGCAACTGTAGTTACATCAATGTTCTGAAGCTTGACAATAACAATCTAACAGGCCAAATCCCTCTAGACGTGTCTTCACTTAAGCGCATCAAAGAATTTAGTGTCGCTAACAATAACTTGTCAGGACACATACCCATATTTGACGACGCTACCAGACAAAACTATGAAAACAATAAAGGACTTTGTGGAGGTCCATTGAAATCCTGCAAGGACGAAGACCATGATGATAGATATTTTTTCGATCATCATTTCTTTTCAGGGTTTACGGCTGGAATATCTCTTTCTACATTTTTAAGTATGTTGTTTATGTTCTTATACTGGAGAAGACCAAGTAAAAGAACCATGAGTTACTATCATCTTTTGATGAAAAACATAATAAGAAGAAAGCATCACCAGATTCCAACAAGCCCCACAATCCTATTTGAAGAAGAACTTAACAGCATGGAAATGAAG GTAACTGCCATGGAAAAGTTCATCCGCAGACTACGATTGATGGAAATTCAAACGGCCACTAATGATTTTGACAATAAAAACGTAATTGACCAAGGAGACATGGGACTCATGTACAAGGCTGTGTTTCCAAATGCTTTGCTGCTTGTAGTCAAGAGGCTCCATAGGTTTGAGAGCTTTGAGAAAGAGTTCTTATCAGAAATAGAAATTATAGGAAGATTGCGTCACACAAACTTAGTGCCACTGCTAGGTTTTTGCTTTGAAATGGAAAAGAAATTTCTGGTATACAGGTACATGTGTAATGGAAGCCTCCATCAATGGCTACATGGTAGACCAGAAGCAGAAACTAAGAAAATGGGATGGAGTTTAAGGTTAAAGATTGCAGTAGGGATAGCACGAGGGCTTGCATGGCTGCATCACAACAATGTCCTCCGGGTAGCTCATCTTAGAATCACATCAAAATGTATCTTACTAGATGAAAATTTTGAGCCCAGGATATCAAATTTTGGCAACGCCATAATCTTGATGAATTGTAGTGGCACCCCTTTAAGTGTTTGCAATTTTGTGGTTCTAGATTCTAGTCTATTCAAGGAGGATGTTTATAGCTTTGGTATTTTGTTGCTTGAGTTGGTTACTGGTAGAGAACCGGCTATATGTAGAAAAACATCTACATGGATCAACTCCCTGACAGATCATGTGTGCAGTAGGGACTTCAATCTGATTGATGAATGCTTAATGGGACAAGGATTCGATGAGGAAATATATGAAACACTTAAAATAGTAGAAAAGTGCATTCATCCACCTAGGCATGAGGCATCAAGCATGCTTCAAGTGTATCTAGCAATTCGTGACATTGGCGCATCAAGATCTAGAAGCGAAATTTCAGTTTATTCATTTAGTAATGTAGAAAATAAGGAGGGAGATGTGTAG
- the LOC122194486 gene encoding uncharacterized protein LOC122194486 yields the protein MSPSFKQNSIAPKTPTDFTFCNIPNTNYYENKIPFGFSAPLYSKNVFSDSIYQPYSTTVMTEGRKELMELMPESFHELSLKDIVMKDSDQSKKLETMEEIIDHTKLDPKRKKKGTKNRPISRSVSLDTGVYILKMFVPSSLGSKKHKVSRSKSMDGLMKHSVDVRKRRTGLFVGSTKISSGLCNNNSSCTTANQNRYGDGMLKPSNGCLFRSKPTNQRGCIFF from the exons ATGTCGCCTTCTTTCAAACAAAACTCCATTGCACCAAAAACCCCAACAGATTTTACATTTTGCAACATCCCGAATACAAATTATTATGAGAACAAAATCCCTTTTGGCTTTTCAGCACCCCTTTATTCCAAAAACGTTTTTTCTGATTCCATATATCAACCATATTCCACAACTGTGATGACAGAAGGAAGAAAAGAACTCATGGAACTGATGCCAGAATCATTTCACGAGTTGTCCTTAAAAGATATAGTGATGAAAGATTCAGATCAATCAAAAAAATTGGAAACAATGGAAGAGATAATTGATCACACGAAGCTTGATCcaaagagaaagaagaaaggCACGAAAAATCGTCCAATTTCAAGGAGTGTGAGTCTTGATACCGGAGTTTACATTCTTAAGATGTTTGTCCCGAGTTCATTGGGCTCCAAGAAACACAAGGTATCTCGAAGTAAATCCATGGATGGTTTAATGAAGCATTCTGTTGATGTTCGAAAACGTAGAACTGGGCTTTTTGTTGGAAGCACCAAGATTAGCAGCGGATTATGCAACAATAATAGCTCTTGTACCACAGCCAATCAAAACCG GTATGGTGATGGGATGTTGAAGCCTAGTAATGGATGCTTGTTCAGAAGTAAACCAACAAATCAAAGGGGTTGCATCTTCTTTTGA